The genomic interval CCACGGCGCGGGCGGGCTGGCCGTTCACCAAGTGGCTGCGGCGGCTGCGCCCCCACCCCCTGGGCCGGCTCGGCCTGAACCGCTCCGCGGCCGGCGCCGGGGCGCAGGCGGAGGACGTCCGGACCGCGCTCGGCCGCTCGTCGCTCCCGCAGGCGACCCCCGCCCAGCGTTCCGCGGTCGACCTCGCGACGCGCGATCTGGCCGACCGGGCCGCCGACGGGCTGCCGCTGCGGTGGGCGCAGGACGTCGAGCGGGTCGCCGTCCCCGACCACTCGAGCCTCGCCGACCAGCTGGATCAGGCCGTCCTGGGCACGCCGCTCGGCTTTCGCAAGCCGATCTGGTGGAGCGTCGTCGGGGTGCTGCAGTGGTGCTTCGCGCTGGCGGCGGTCGCCGGGCTGGTCTGGCTGGTGGTCCTCGTCGTCCTGGGCTGGCTGCAGCTGCACGTCGAGACGCCCGCGTGGGGCCCGGTGCCGTACCCGACGCTGCTGCTCGCCGCGGGGGTGGTCCTCGGCCTGCTGACCACCGCGGCGCAGCGCGTCCTGGCCTCGGTCGGCGCCCGGCGGCGCCGGGAACGGGTCCGGGCGCTGCTGCACGCGGCGATCGCCGGCACCGCGCGCACCCACATCATGGCGCCGGTGCGGCACATCCTGGCCGAGCACCGCCGCACCCGCGAGCTGCTCGACGTCGCCGGCCGCTGAGCCCCGGAGCCCGGCGGTTCTGCGGTGGAGTAGCACACGATATCCGGCCGATACCGTGCACTACTGCACCGCAGAACGGTCCCTCAGCGGCCGCGTAGCTCGCGGCGCAGGATCTTCCCGGTCGCGGTGCGCGGCAGGTCGTCGACGAACACCACCTCGCGCGGCACCTCGTGCGCGGCCAGCCGGGTGCGCACCTGCCGGCGCAGCTCGTCGGCGAGCTCGGGCGTGCCGCTCTCACCGGCGCGCAGGACGACGAACGCCTTCGGCGCCTCGCCGCGCTTCTCGTCGGGCACGCCGACCACCGCGGCCAGCGCGACCGCCGGGTGCGCGCACAGGCAGTCCTCGATCTCGGTGGGGCCGATCCGGTACCCGGAGGCGTTGATGACGTCGTCGTTGCGCATCTGGAACCAGAGGTAGCCGTCCTCGTCCATCACGCCGAGGTCCCCGGACAGCAGCCAGCCGTCCCGGAACTTCGCCGCGGTGGCCTCGGGGTTCTTCCAGTACTCCAGCATCACCAGCGGCGTACGGCGCGCGACGACCTGGCCGACCTGGCCGATCACCGGGTTGAAGTCGTCGTCCACCACGGCGATGGTGTTGCCCGGTCCGGGACGGCCGCCGGCCCCCGGCTTGGTGGGGTAGACCTTCGAGGAGTGCAGCACGAAGCCGTTCATCTCGGTCTGCCCCCACGCGTCGTTGATGTCGCCGCCGAAGTAGTCCTGGGCCCAACCGCGCAGCTCCGCGCCGAGCGGCTCGCCGCCGGACATCATCACCCGCATCGAGAAGTCGCCGCCGGGCACGCCGGAGGCGCGGAAACCGCGCAGCGCCGTCGCCGGCAGCAGGCTGATCGTGACCCCGAACTCGCGCATCAGCCACGCCGAGCGCGCCGGATCGAACCCCTCCGTGCGATCGACGACGACCGGGACGCCGTACAGCAGCCCCGGGCACATGATGCACATGATCCCGGCGATCCATGCCCAGTCGGCCGGCGACCAGAATACGTCGCCCTCCTGCGGCAGGAAGTCGTAGCAGGCCTCGATCAGCGGCATCTGCCCGTACACCTGGCGGTGCGCGTGCAGCGCGCCCTTGGGATGCCCCGTCGTGCCGGAGGTGTACACCAGGAAGGCAGGGTCCTCGGCCAGGGTGTCGACCGGGGTCAGGTCCGGCGAGGCGGCCGCGACGGCGCCCTCGAAGCTCTCCTCGCCCTCGCCGCCGATCACCAGCAGCGCGACGTCCCGCTCGCCGATGCCCTCCCGCACCTTCTCGGCGTGCGCGGCGAAGGTGATCACCGCCTTGGCCTCGGAGTTCGCGAAGCGGTAGTCCAGCGCCTCGGGACCGAACAGCGTCGACACGGGCAGGATGATCGCGCCCATCCGCCAGGCGGCGAGGAAGGCGGTGGCGGTGTGGAAGGACTGCGGGTTGATGACCATCACCACGTCACCGCGGCCGACGCCGCGCTCCCGCAGCGCGTTGGCCAGGCGGTGAGCCTGCTCCTGCAGGTCGCCGTACGTGAAGTCGCGGTGCGAGCGGTCGGCGTACACCTCGGTGATCGCCCGCTGCGCGAGGTCGCGGCCCTCGAGGATCGCCGCGGCGATGTTGAAGTGCTCGGGGATCTCCAGGGTCTCGAAGTCCACCTGGGACCACAGGTCGTCGTAGTTGTCGACGCGGGTGAGCAAGTTCTGCCAGGACATGGGCACTCCAACTGGGCGGGGCTTCGATAGGTTCGCTGTATTAACTATGACGCGGTTCACTGCGTCAACCCACACCAGGAGTGCGCCGATGGAACTGACTGACGCGATGAGCACGCTACGTGCGGTACGCCGGCTGCGTCCCGACCCGATCCCGGACGGCGTGCTGGGCCGGTTGCTGCAGGCGGCGACCTGGGCGCCGTCCGGCGGCAACGCGCAGGCGTGGCGGATCATCGTCGTGAAGGACCCGCGGACCAAGAAGGCGCTCGCGGATCTGTACCGTCCGGCGTGGGACGACTACATCGCCCAGGGCCGGGCGATCCGTACGCCGGGGCAGTCGGAGGAGACCCAGGACGCGGCCAAGAAGATGATCAAGGCGGGGCACTACCTGGCCGCCCACATGCACGAGGCGCCGGTGCTGCTGGTCTGCTGCTTCGACCCGCGGCGGATGGCGTTCACCGACGCCGGGCAGGACCGCCCGAGCGTGACCGGCGGCGCGTCCCTCTACCCGGCCGTGCAGAACCTGATGCTGGCCTGCGTCGAGGAGGGCATCGGCTGCACGCTCACCACCCTGCATTGCCGCTCGGAGCCGGAGGTCAAGCGGTTGCTGGGCATCCCGGAGGAGTGGGGGACCTCGGCGCTGATCCCGCTCGGGTATCCGGTCGGCGGCGGCCACGGGCCGATCACCCGCGCCCCGGTGGCGGAGATGGCGTGCGCCGAACGCTTCGGCGAGCCGTGGGCGCCGGCGCAGGGCTGAGGTCGGCCCGGACCCGTGTGCGCCGGTCACCCGCGCCGGCGCGCTCAGTCGAGGAGGTGCGGACCCCGCGTGCGGAGCTGCTCGAGCAGCGCGGCCGGGTCGGCGTACGTCGCCGCCGCGCCCGCCTCGGTCAGCTCGGCGGCCGGCGTGCCGCCGCAGGTGAGCCCGATCGCCGGCACGCCGGCCTCGACGGCCGAGCGCATGTCCCACACGCTGTCGCCCACGACGGTGCAGCGCTGCGCGGGCAGGCCGGCCTTGCGCAGCGCGACAACGAACGGCTCGGGGCTGGGCTTGGACTCGTCGACGTCGGCGGAGGTCACCACCAGGCTCGCCGCCGAGCGGCCGCCGATGAGCGGCAGCATCCACTCGAGGTCGTGCTCGTCGGCGCTGGTCACCAGGACCGTCGCGAAACCGGCCTGGGCGGCCTCCTGCAGCAGGTCGGCGACACCGGGCAGCGCCGCCACGTGCGGCGCCATCCCCGCGAGGAGCTCGTCATGGCGGTCGGTCACCCGGTCGTCGACCGAGCCGATCAGCGAGGTCAGCAGCCGGTCGCTGGCCATCCCGATCGCGTGGTGCACCGTCGCCGTGGGGATCCCGTAGTACCCGTTCTCCTGGAGCGCCTGCGACCAGGCCAGGGCGTGCTGCCAGTTCGAGTCGATGAGCGTCCCGTCGACGTCCAGCAGCAGCCCGCGCGGCTCGCTCATCGCGCCGCCCCCGGGCTCGACGGGTGGCGACGGGCCAGCTCGGGCAGCACCTCGTTCTTGTACAGCGCGAAGAAGCCCCGGTAGTCCGGCCCGACGTTGGACACGTGGATGTCGTCGAACCCGGCGTCGACGTACTGGGCGAACGCGGCCAGGTGCGTCTCGGCGTCCGGGCCCAGCGGTGCCGGCCCGTCGGCGACCATGTCGCGGGTGACCAGCTGCGCCGCCTGCTCGAAGTGCTGGGGGGACGGCAGCACCTGCGGCAGCTCGCCCGGCAGCAGGTCGTTCGGCCACAGGCGGTGCATGTGGTCGACGGCCTCGTCCCGGGTCGCGGCGTACGACGACTTGAACCCGGCCTGGGTGGGTGCCTGCGGCCCCTTGGCGTCGCGGAAGGCGGCGACCGAGTCGGCGTCCGGCTGCACCGACACGAAGCCGTCGGCGATCCGGCAGGCCAGCTCGAGCGACTTCGGCCCGAACGAGCTCAGGAAGATCGGCGGGAGCTGCTCGGGCAGCGTGTAGAGGCGTGCCGAGTCGACCGTGTAGAACTCGCCGGAGTGCGACACGACCTCACCGGTCCACAGCGCGCGGATGATGCCGACGGCCTCCTCCAGCATCGCCAGACGACGCTCGGCGTGCGGCCACGGGTCGCCGAGGATGTGCTCGTTGAGCGCCTCGCCCGAGCCCAGGCCGAGCGTGAACCGGCCGGGGCCGAGCAGTGCGGCGCTGGTCGCGGCGGCCTGCGCGACGATCGCGGGGTGCACCCGCACCGTCGGGCAGGTCACCGCCGTCGTCACCGGCAGGTCGGTCGCCTGCGCGAGCGCGCCGATCATCGTCCAGACGAACGCCGCGTTCCCCTGCTCGTCGTTCCAGGGATGGAAGTGGTCGCTGATCCACAACGACTCGAACCCGGCGTCCTGCGCGAGCACCGCCTGCTCGACGAGCTCGCCAGGGGCGTGGTCCTCGGCGGAGAGGAAATAGCCGAAACGGGGCATGATGCCCTCCCGGAGATAGGGGTGCGTGCGGTGGCTGCTCACCGGTCTCGTGACCCGTGGGCAACCCTACGCGGGTCGGCGGGCGCGGCGTGCGGCTCGCCACGGTCCGCAGTCGCCCGGCGCCGGTGCTGGGTAGGGTGTCCGGATGCAGATTGCACACCGTCGGCTCGGCGAGATCGGGCCGGAGATCAGCGTCGTCGGGCTCGGCTGCAACAACTTCAGCCGCAAGGGGACGGCCACCGAGACCCTCGAGGGAACCCGCGCGGTCATCGACGCCGCGGTGGACGCCGGTATCACGTTCTTCGACACCGCCGAGATGTACGGCAACCCGCCCGGCACCAGCGAGACCCTGATGGGTGAGGCGCTCAAGGCGCACGACCGCGAGAAGGTCGTCATCGCGACGAAGTTCGGTCACCAGCAGGTGCACACGCACGGCGCCGACGTCTGGGGGCCGAAGGGCGGTCGCACCTACATCCGCAACGCCCTCGAGGGCTCGCTGCGGCGCCTGCAGACCGACTACGTCGACCTCTTCCAGATGCACAACCCCGACCCCGACGTCCCGATCGCGGAGACGCTGTTCGCCCTCAACGAGCTGATCGACGAGGGCAAGGTGCGCCACATCGGGCACACCACCTTCTCCACCGAGCAGCTCGTCGAGGCCAACGAGATCGCCGAGTCGCACGGCCTGCGCCCCTTCACCTCCGCGCAGAACGAGTACTCCCTGCTGGTGCGGGACGCCGAGACCGGCGTCCTGCCGGAGGTGCTGCGCGCGGGCATGGGGTTCCTGCCGTTCTTCCCGCTCGCCAACGGCCTGCTGACCGGGAAGTACACCGAGGACCACCGCCCGGAGGGTGCCCGGCTCACGACGCTGCGCCCCGAGGCCCTGGACGCCGCGAACTGGGAGCAGCTGCAGGAGTTCCAGAAGCTGTGCGACGAGGTCGGGCTCACGATGCTGCAGGCGACGTTCGGCTGGTTGCTGGCCCGCGAGGGACTGACGTCGGTCATCGCGGGAGCCACTCGTCCCGAGCAGGTCCGCGACAACGCGCAGGCGGGCACCGTCGAGCTCGAGCACGAGGTGATCGCGGCGATCGAGGACATCTTCCCGATCGTGGGCCGGGAGAAGGCGCCGGTCCCGACGCCCGCGCGGTAGCGCGCGGGCTCAGCGTCGCACCGAGCCGCGCGGGTAGGGCCCGAGCTCGGCCAGCGGGGCGGCGAGCGACGCGACCGCGCCCGGCGTGCCGCGATCGGCCAGCAGCCCTGCGAGCGCGCCGAGGCGCCCCCGCAGCCGCACCTCCGGCCCGGGGCCGCCGAAGGTCGCGGTGTACGGCGTGTCCGTCGCCTCCAGCCGCACGCTCTGATCGGTGGGCAGCCGCACGCGGACATAGCCGATCAGCAGCTCGCTGAAGTCGGCGCCCCAGTCCAGACAGGTGTAGGTCGGCAGCCCGAGATCCACGGCGTGCACCAGCGACTCCATCCACCGGCCCGCAACCACGTCGGCGACGGTTCCGTCGCGGTACGCCACCGGCGCCGCCGCCAGGTCCGCGTCCACGTGTGCCACGGCCCTCTCCCAGCCGGCGTGCGCGTCGCGCAGCAGCGTGGCCAGCTCGGCCGGCGGCAGCCCGGACCGGCGCTCGATGTCGCTGTCGCGGGCCTGCTGGCCGCCGGTGTAGACCTCGATCTGCATCCCGCGCAGCGCGTACTCGACTTGCCGCGTCTGCGCGAGGGCGTTGCCGACGAGGTGCGCGACGACGTGCGCGCGGGTCCAGCCCGGCAGGCGGGACGGCTCGCCGTACTGCTCGTCGCGCAGCGCCGCCACCAGCCGCATCGCCTCTCGCTGGCCGTCGAGGCTGCCGCGGACCAGGGCCGCCGGCGTGAGCGTCGTCATGAGCCCTCCCAGGAGCTGCGCTCGCGACGGCTCGGGGTGAGCCCGCGATCCCACTGCTCGAACGGCGCGCTGAGCCGGTAGCGGTCGTCGGGCTGCTTGTTCAGGACGACGTACGTGCCGTTCTCGGGGTTGGAGATCGACTCGAAGTACTCGACGCTCCAGTGGAACCAGCGCATGCAGAACAGCCGCATCGTCAGCCCGTGCGTCACGATCACGACGTTGCGCTCCATGTCCGGATCGTCGAAGTTGCGATGCAGTGATTCGAGGAAGGTCGATACGCGGTCGTAGACATCCGAGCCGGACTCCCCGTGGGTGAAGCGGTACCAGAAGTGCCCGTACTCGTTGCGCAGCCGCTTCTCGTGGGCGATCTGCGCCGGGTCCTGGAAGTTCGCCCAGTCCTGCTCGCGCAGCCGCGGCTCCAGCCGCATGTCGTCGGGGTCGACGCCGAGGTCGAGCAGCCGCGCGCTCTCCTGGGTCCGCACGTACGGCGAGACCCACATTCGCAGCGACTCGCCGCCGATCAGGTCGCGCAGCCGCCGTCCGGCGTCGACCACCTGCCGGCGGCCGAGCTCGGTGAGGTGCAGCGCGTGATCGGGCACCGTCTCATATAGCGAGTCGTCGATGTTTCCTTCGCTCTCGCCGTGCCTGACCAGGATGATCCGCTGCGGACGCTGCGCGATGGCCATCCGCCAACCCTAGCCGTCGCAGCCTCCCCGTTGTGTTGTTGCCGCTTCGGGCGACGTCGCCCGGAGTAGGCACAACACAACGGGAGAAAGCGCGGTGCTCAGCCGCCCCCGGTCCGCGGGACTGCACCCAGGTCACCGGTGAGGTAGCGCTGCAGCGTCGGACCGACCCCGCGGACCACCTCGTCGACCTCGGCGTCGGCCAGCGGGGCGAACGGCACGATGTACCGCGTGACCAGCAGCCCGACCAGCTGCGAGGCGACGAGCGACGCGCGCCAGCGGGCCTCCGGCGTCCAGCCCATCAGCTGGGTCAAGCCGTGCCGCATCACCCGGTTGATCAGGAAGTCGTGCAGGGCGGCACCGGCCTCGGGTGAGCCGACCGCCGTGCGCACGGTGGACGTCGCCGCAGCGCCGCCGGCCGAGTCCCACATCGTCAGGAAGGTCGCGGCCAGCCGGTTGCCGAGCTGGTCGCGATCGCCGCGGAGCACGTCCGCGACGATCGCTCCCGGATCGAACGGCAGCTCCACCGCCGCGGCGAACAGCCCTTGCTTGGAGCCGAAGTAGTGCTTGATCATCGCCGGGTCGACGCCCGCGCGTGCGGCGATCGACCGCAGCGTCGCCTTGTCGAATCCCGCCGCGCCGAACTCGGCGCGGGCCGCGGCGAGCAGGTCCTCGCGTGCCGTGCTCTCGCCCGGACGCCGGCCCGGGCTGCGGTCGGTCGTCATCGGTGGGCCGCGGACGGTCTCACGCCGAGCGCCGGCGCAAGGTCAGCGCACCCAGGCCCAGGCACAGGACCGAGACGACGACCACCACGATCACGCTGTTCCACAGGGACGCCGTGGCGCTGGAGTGCCGCGCGACCTCCTGCATGCCCTGGACGGCGTAGGTGACCGGCAGGTAGTCGGAGATCGCGTCCAGCCAACCCGCCATCTGGGTGCGCGGGATGAACAACCCGCACAGCAGCGTCTGCGGGACGATCAGCGCGGGCACGAACTGCACGGCCTGGAACTCGGTCCGCGCGAACGCGCTCACGAACAGGCCGAGCGCGACGCCGAGCAACGCGTCGGCGAGGGCGACCAGGTAGACCAGGCCCAGCGGCCCGGCGACGTCCAGGCCGAACACCCAGATCGCCACGGCGACCATCACGCTGACCTGGACCAGCGCGAGCAGCGCGAACGCGATCGCGTAACCGGCCAGCAGGTCGAGCTTGGCGATCGGGGTGGTCAGCAGCCGCTCGAGCGTGCCGCTGGTGCGCTCGCGCAGCATGGTGATCGAGGTGATCAGGAACAGGATGAAGAAGGGGAAGTAGCCGAGCATCACGGCGCCGACGTTGTCGAACACCCCTGGCTGCCCCGACGGCACGGGCGAGTCCTCGAACATGAAGTACAGCAGCGTCAGCAGCACGACCGGGACGACCATGATGAGGGCGATCGAGCGGTGGTCGTGGGCCAGCTGGCGCAGGATGCGGTGGGCAGTCGCCGCCGTGATGCGGGCGTGCTGCGGGCGAGCCGCGGCGTGGGTCGTGCTCATCGCGGTACCTCCTCGTGCGGGCGTACGCCGGCGAAGTGGATGAAGACGTCGTTCATGTCGCTGCATCCGGAGCGGGCGCGCAGCTGTAGCGGCGAGCCGTCGGCGATCAGCCGGCCGTCGCGCAGGAACAGCACGCGCTCGCAGCGGTCGGCCTCGTCCATCACGTGGCTGGAGATCAGCAGCGTGGTGCCGTCGTCCGCGAGCCGGCGGAACGAGTGCCACAGCGCCTCGACGACGAGCGGGTCCAGCCCCACCGTGGGCTCGTCCATGATCAGGATCCGTGGGCGGCCCACCAGGGCGCAGGCCAGGGACACGCGGCCGCGCTGGCCACCGCTGAGGTTTGCGACCAGGTCGCGGCCGCGGTCGCCCAGACCCACCACCTCCAGGGTCTGCGCGGTCTGCGCCGGCCCCGCGCCGTACAGCGCACCGAAGTAGTCGACGTTCTGCGCCACCGTCAGGTCGGGGTAGATCGCCGGCGACTGTGTCACGTAGCCCACGCGCGACCGCAGCTCGCGACGGCCGGCGGGCAGGCCGTCGACGGTGATCGTGCCGTCCTGGATGCGCTGGACGCCGAGCAGCGCCCGCATCAACGTCGTCTTCCCCGCCCCCGAGGCGCCCAGCAGGCCGGTGATCGAGCCGGGCGCGAGCTCGAAGCCGATGTCCTCCAGCACTCTGCGGCCCGCGCGGGTGACCCCCAGCCCTGCGACGGTGATCATCGACGACCCCCTAATTCAACAAGTGATGAATTAAAGGTACGACCGACCCGGTCTACCGTCAACGCCACCTACTTTCGGATGATTCGCCGGCGTGCGGGCGCCGTTAGCGTGGAGGCCGACCCCGACCAAGGAGAAGCCATGCTCACCCGGCTCGCGTACGCCGCCGCCACCTACACCGGACTCGGACTGATCGGCGGGCTGCTCTATCGCGAGCTCACCCGCGGCCGCGACTGGCAGTTCACCCAGCTGAACGTC from Cumulibacter manganitolerans carries:
- a CDS encoding AMP-binding protein, translating into MSWQNLLTRVDNYDDLWSQVDFETLEIPEHFNIAAAILEGRDLAQRAITEVYADRSHRDFTYGDLQEQAHRLANALRERGVGRGDVVMVINPQSFHTATAFLAAWRMGAIILPVSTLFGPEALDYRFANSEAKAVITFAAHAEKVREGIGERDVALLVIGGEGEESFEGAVAAASPDLTPVDTLAEDPAFLVYTSGTTGHPKGALHAHRQVYGQMPLIEACYDFLPQEGDVFWSPADWAWIAGIMCIMCPGLLYGVPVVVDRTEGFDPARSAWLMREFGVTISLLPATALRGFRASGVPGGDFSMRVMMSGGEPLGAELRGWAQDYFGGDINDAWGQTEMNGFVLHSSKVYPTKPGAGGRPGPGNTIAVVDDDFNPVIGQVGQVVARRTPLVMLEYWKNPEATAAKFRDGWLLSGDLGVMDEDGYLWFQMRNDDVINASGYRIGPTEIEDCLCAHPAVALAAVVGVPDEKRGEAPKAFVVLRAGESGTPELADELRRQVRTRLAAHEVPREVVFVDDLPRTATGKILRRELRGR
- a CDS encoding nitroreductase family protein; amino-acid sequence: MELTDAMSTLRAVRRLRPDPIPDGVLGRLLQAATWAPSGGNAQAWRIIVVKDPRTKKALADLYRPAWDDYIAQGRAIRTPGQSEETQDAAKKMIKAGHYLAAHMHEAPVLLVCCFDPRRMAFTDAGQDRPSVTGGASLYPAVQNLMLACVEEGIGCTLTTLHCRSEPEVKRLLGIPEEWGTSALIPLGYPVGGGHGPITRAPVAEMACAERFGEPWAPAQG
- a CDS encoding HAD family hydrolase yields the protein MSEPRGLLLDVDGTLIDSNWQHALAWSQALQENGYYGIPTATVHHAIGMASDRLLTSLIGSVDDRVTDRHDELLAGMAPHVAALPGVADLLQEAAQAGFATVLVTSADEHDLEWMLPLIGGRSAASLVVTSADVDESKPSPEPFVVALRKAGLPAQRCTVVGDSVWDMRSAVEAGVPAIGLTCGGTPAAELTEAGAAATYADPAALLEQLRTRGPHLLD
- a CDS encoding TIGR03557 family F420-dependent LLM class oxidoreductase encodes the protein MSSHRTHPYLREGIMPRFGYFLSAEDHAPGELVEQAVLAQDAGFESLWISDHFHPWNDEQGNAAFVWTMIGALAQATDLPVTTAVTCPTVRVHPAIVAQAAATSAALLGPGRFTLGLGSGEALNEHILGDPWPHAERRLAMLEEAVGIIRALWTGEVVSHSGEFYTVDSARLYTLPEQLPPIFLSSFGPKSLELACRIADGFVSVQPDADSVAAFRDAKGPQAPTQAGFKSSYAATRDEAVDHMHRLWPNDLLPGELPQVLPSPQHFEQAAQLVTRDMVADGPAPLGPDAETHLAAFAQYVDAGFDDIHVSNVGPDYRGFFALYKNEVLPELARRHPSSPGAAR
- a CDS encoding aldo/keto reductase, which codes for MQIAHRRLGEIGPEISVVGLGCNNFSRKGTATETLEGTRAVIDAAVDAGITFFDTAEMYGNPPGTSETLMGEALKAHDREKVVIATKFGHQQVHTHGADVWGPKGGRTYIRNALEGSLRRLQTDYVDLFQMHNPDPDVPIAETLFALNELIDEGKVRHIGHTTFSTEQLVEANEIAESHGLRPFTSAQNEYSLLVRDAETGVLPEVLRAGMGFLPFFPLANGLLTGKYTEDHRPEGARLTTLRPEALDAANWEQLQEFQKLCDEVGLTMLQATFGWLLAREGLTSVIAGATRPEQVRDNAQAGTVELEHEVIAAIEDIFPIVGREKAPVPTPAR
- a CDS encoding maleylpyruvate isomerase family mycothiol-dependent enzyme, with protein sequence MTTLTPAALVRGSLDGQREAMRLVAALRDEQYGEPSRLPGWTRAHVVAHLVGNALAQTRQVEYALRGMQIEVYTGGQQARDSDIERRSGLPPAELATLLRDAHAGWERAVAHVDADLAAAPVAYRDGTVADVVAGRWMESLVHAVDLGLPTYTCLDWGADFSELLIGYVRVRLPTDQSVRLEATDTPYTATFGGPGPEVRLRGRLGALAGLLADRGTPGAVASLAAPLAELGPYPRGSVRR
- a CDS encoding histidine phosphatase family protein; its protein translation is MAIAQRPQRIILVRHGESEGNIDDSLYETVPDHALHLTELGRRQVVDAGRRLRDLIGGESLRMWVSPYVRTQESARLLDLGVDPDDMRLEPRLREQDWANFQDPAQIAHEKRLRNEYGHFWYRFTHGESGSDVYDRVSTFLESLHRNFDDPDMERNVVIVTHGLTMRLFCMRWFHWSVEYFESISNPENGTYVVLNKQPDDRYRLSAPFEQWDRGLTPSRRERSSWEGS
- a CDS encoding TetR/AcrR family transcriptional regulator; protein product: MTTDRSPGRRPGESTAREDLLAAARAEFGAAGFDKATLRSIAARAGVDPAMIKHYFGSKQGLFAAAVELPFDPGAIVADVLRGDRDQLGNRLAATFLTMWDSAGGAAATSTVRTAVGSPEAGAALHDFLINRVMRHGLTQLMGWTPEARWRASLVASQLVGLLVTRYIVPFAPLADAEVDEVVRGVGPTLQRYLTGDLGAVPRTGGG
- a CDS encoding ABC transporter permease, translating into MSTTHAAARPQHARITAATAHRILRQLAHDHRSIALIMVVPVVLLTLLYFMFEDSPVPSGQPGVFDNVGAVMLGYFPFFILFLITSITMLRERTSGTLERLLTTPIAKLDLLAGYAIAFALLALVQVSVMVAVAIWVFGLDVAGPLGLVYLVALADALLGVALGLFVSAFARTEFQAVQFVPALIVPQTLLCGLFIPRTQMAGWLDAISDYLPVTYAVQGMQEVARHSSATASLWNSVIVVVVVSVLCLGLGALTLRRRSA
- a CDS encoding ABC transporter ATP-binding protein, with product MITVAGLGVTRAGRRVLEDIGFELAPGSITGLLGASGAGKTTLMRALLGVQRIQDGTITVDGLPAGRRELRSRVGYVTQSPAIYPDLTVAQNVDYFGALYGAGPAQTAQTLEVVGLGDRGRDLVANLSGGQRGRVSLACALVGRPRILIMDEPTVGLDPLVVEALWHSFRRLADDGTTLLISSHVMDEADRCERVLFLRDGRLIADGSPLQLRARSGCSDMNDVFIHFAGVRPHEEVPR